The Minwuia thermotolerans genome includes a window with the following:
- a CDS encoding biopolymer transporter ExbD, whose amino-acid sequence MAIQVHGGRFRRKRFTPMSEINVTPFVDVMLVLLVVFMIAAPLLSVGVPVELPRAVAPNLQGLDEPLAVTIDEEGKIYLQEKEIELGDLVPALIAITNGNQERRIFVRGDRTIAYGRVIEAMGAINAAGFTRVALVAQAPARVGE is encoded by the coding sequence ATGGCGATCCAGGTCCATGGCGGCCGGTTCCGGCGCAAGCGCTTCACGCCCATGTCGGAGATCAACGTCACGCCCTTCGTCGACGTCATGCTGGTGCTGCTGGTGGTCTTCATGATCGCCGCGCCGCTGCTGTCGGTCGGCGTGCCGGTGGAACTGCCCCGGGCGGTCGCGCCCAACCTGCAGGGTCTGGACGAGCCGCTGGCGGTGACCATAGACGAGGAAGGGAAGATCTATCTGCAGGAGAAGGAAATCGAACTGGGCGATCTGGTGCCGGCGCTGATCGCCATCACCAACGGCAACCAGGAGCGGCGCATCTTCGTGCGCGGCGACCGCACGATCGCCTATGGCCGGGTGATCGAGGCCATGGGCGCCATCAACGCCGCCGGATTCACGCGGGTCGCGCTGGTCGCGCAGGCGCCGGCGCGGGTCGGGGAATGA
- the serA gene encoding phosphoglycerate dehydrogenase, producing MPKVLISDKMSPLAAETFRQRGVQVDERPGLSKEELLEIIGEYDGLAIRSATKVTADVLAAAPGLKVIGRAGIGVDNVDVEAATAAGVCVMNTPFGNSITTAEHAIAMMMALARQIPQADRSTQAGKWEKSKFMGVEVTAKTLGIIGCGNIGSIVASRAQGLRMRVIAADPYLSVERAKEIGVEKVELDELYARSDFISLHTPLTDQTRNIIDAATIAKMKDGVRIINCARGGLVVEEDLRKALDDGKVAGAAIDVFLKEPAKENVLFGQPDVITTPHLGASTTEAQVNVALQVAEQMSDFLLDGAVSNALNMASVTAEEAPRLRPYIKLAEQLGGFMGQTLQSSIKTVRIAYQGRVAKLNVKPLSAVLLQNLLKHQMDSVNMVNAPVLAQDRGIHVVEERDETPGNYQTAIRLFVETENGARGIGGTLFAGDMPRIVEIDTISLEAEFGENMLFIRNLDKPGFIGRLGMLLGDAGVNIGTFHLGRANGNAVSFIEVDGPVPEAVLKQVAGLKDYVQRVHALRF from the coding sequence ATGCCCAAAGTCCTGATTTCCGACAAGATGAGCCCGCTCGCCGCCGAGACCTTCCGCCAGCGCGGCGTCCAGGTCGACGAGAGGCCCGGCCTCTCCAAGGAGGAGCTGCTCGAGATCATCGGCGAGTATGACGGCCTCGCCATCCGCTCCGCCACCAAGGTCACCGCCGACGTGCTGGCTGCCGCCCCGGGCCTGAAGGTCATCGGCCGCGCCGGCATCGGCGTCGACAATGTCGATGTCGAGGCCGCGACCGCCGCCGGCGTCTGCGTCATGAACACGCCCTTCGGCAACTCCATCACCACCGCCGAGCACGCCATCGCCATGATGATGGCGCTGGCCCGCCAGATCCCCCAGGCCGACCGCTCCACCCAGGCCGGCAAGTGGGAGAAGTCCAAGTTCATGGGCGTCGAGGTGACGGCCAAGACCCTCGGCATCATCGGCTGCGGCAATATCGGCTCCATCGTCGCCAGCCGCGCCCAGGGCCTGCGCATGAGGGTGATCGCCGCCGACCCCTATCTCTCCGTCGAGCGCGCCAAGGAGATCGGCGTCGAGAAGGTCGAGCTGGACGAGCTCTACGCCCGTTCCGACTTCATCAGCCTGCACACGCCGCTGACCGACCAGACCCGCAACATCATCGACGCCGCGACCATCGCGAAGATGAAGGACGGGGTGCGCATCATCAACTGCGCCCGCGGCGGCCTGGTGGTCGAGGAAGACCTGCGCAAGGCGCTCGATGACGGCAAGGTCGCCGGCGCGGCGATCGACGTCTTCCTCAAGGAGCCGGCGAAGGAGAACGTGCTGTTCGGCCAGCCCGACGTTATCACCACCCCGCACCTGGGCGCCTCCACCACCGAGGCGCAGGTCAACGTCGCCCTGCAGGTGGCCGAGCAGATGTCGGACTTCCTGCTCGACGGCGCGGTTTCCAACGCGCTCAACATGGCCTCCGTCACCGCCGAGGAGGCGCCGCGGCTGCGCCCCTACATCAAGCTGGCGGAACAGCTGGGCGGCTTCATGGGCCAGACCCTGCAGAGCTCCATCAAGACCGTCCGCATCGCCTATCAGGGCCGGGTGGCGAAGCTGAACGTGAAGCCGCTCTCGGCGGTGCTGCTGCAGAACCTGCTCAAGCACCAGATGGACTCGGTCAACATGGTCAACGCCCCCGTGCTGGCGCAGGACCGCGGCATTCACGTGGTCGAGGAGCGCGACGAGACGCCGGGCAACTACCAGACGGCGATCCGGCTGTTCGTGGAAACCGAGAACGGTGCCCGCGGCATCGGCGGCACGCTGTTCGCCGGCGACATGCCGCGCATCGTCGAGATCGACACGATCTCGCTGGAGGCGGAATTCGGCGAGAACATGCTGTTCATCCGCAATCTGGACAAGCCGGGCTTCATCGGCCGGCTCGGCATGCTGCTGGGCGACGCCGGGGTCAATATCGGCACCTTCCACCTGGGTCGCGCCAACGGCAACGCCGTCTCCTTCATCGAGGTCGACGGCCCGGTGCCCGAGGCGGTGCTGAAGCAGGTCGCCGGCCTGAAGGACTACGTCCAGCGGGTCCACGCCCTCAGGTTCTAG
- the ybgF gene encoding tol-pal system protein YbgF — translation MISAVRPFALAAAAAMLALPAVPASAQDLAPLQDRVQRLERSINDLKAHVLGGRPLPSDSAGAAATAPPSGDDRAAAGLKVQALETEIRELTNRLEEIDFTVRRLNDRMDKLVADIDFRLTAIERNLAAGGGAPPAAGQGPAGDGSNSSAGGVAPGPRNLGTVSPEALERVPAPAENGAAGGSESAALAAPARPVETPAAAGGTPQEAYNAAFDMLRSKRFGEAESAFSGFLASYPEHELAGNAQYWLGETYYVQQDYESAAGAFLEGYKKYRGSSKAPDNLLKLGMTLTKLGQNKDACAVFDELRDRYPDAAQTLLRRADSERRRAGC, via the coding sequence ATGATATCCGCTGTTCGACCTTTTGCGCTCGCCGCCGCGGCGGCGATGCTGGCCCTGCCGGCGGTCCCGGCGTCGGCGCAGGACCTCGCGCCGCTGCAGGACCGGGTGCAGCGCCTGGAGCGCAGCATCAACGACCTCAAGGCCCATGTGCTGGGCGGCAGGCCCCTGCCGTCGGACAGCGCCGGGGCCGCGGCGACAGCGCCGCCATCCGGCGATGACAGGGCGGCTGCCGGGCTGAAGGTGCAGGCGCTGGAAACCGAGATCCGGGAACTCACCAACCGGCTCGAGGAGATCGACTTCACGGTGCGGCGGCTGAACGACCGCATGGACAAGCTGGTCGCCGACATCGATTTCCGACTGACCGCCATCGAACGCAATCTTGCCGCCGGCGGGGGCGCGCCGCCGGCCGCGGGCCAGGGTCCGGCCGGCGACGGTTCCAACAGCAGCGCCGGCGGCGTCGCGCCGGGTCCGCGCAATCTCGGGACGGTCTCGCCGGAGGCGCTGGAGCGCGTGCCGGCGCCGGCGGAGAACGGCGCCGCTGGCGGGTCGGAGAGCGCGGCGCTGGCCGCGCCGGCGCGGCCCGTCGAGACGCCGGCCGCCGCCGGGGGCACCCCGCAGGAGGCCTACAACGCTGCCTTCGACATGCTGCGCTCGAAGCGCTTCGGCGAGGCCGAGTCCGCCTTCAGCGGCTTCCTTGCCAGCTATCCGGAACACGAGCTGGCCGGCAACGCCCAGTACTGGCTGGGCGAGACCTATTATGTCCAGCAGGACTACGAGAGCGCCGCGGGGGCCTTTCTGGAGGGCTACAAGAAATACCGCGGCAGCTCGAAAGCGCCCGACAACCTGCTGAAGCTCGGCATGACGCTGACCAAGCTGGGCCAGAACAAGGACGCCTGCGCGGTCTTCGACGAGCTGCGGGACCGCTACCCCGACGCCGCGCAGACCCTGTTGCGGCGCGCCGACAGTGAGCGCCGCCGGGCGGGCTGCTGA
- a CDS encoding TonB C-terminal domain-containing protein produces MVRGAAFSFGLHVLVVVMLVLDYAFLDSPAEVLSDPIIPVELTTIGPETNQATAGEKTDAPPPPQATAPDSPPPPPPPPPAAAPEPPPLPDTNALVREAPEPPAPEPEPEPEPDVAVAPPAPRPAVEERADKAVAPKEKVVEEAEKLAAREPLPEPKAPEPGPEPEKKAEPKPDPKPEPEKKTAATPPEPAPKPAPEKTEKKGLDLDRLAAKIDRMADERQPPRPREQDRRQLADIRIGEGGVSQNRLNQKLSVSEVDLLRHRLRENWSPNHGAPGVESMQVVISIVLKPDGTLAAPPRVIDGFDAGQSRDVFGAFSDSAVRAVYKSQPLPLPQEKFQDWQEIEINFNLRDMYG; encoded by the coding sequence ATGGTCCGGGGCGCCGCATTCTCGTTCGGCCTGCACGTCCTCGTGGTCGTGATGCTGGTGCTCGACTATGCCTTTCTGGACTCGCCGGCCGAGGTGCTGAGCGACCCCATCATCCCCGTCGAACTGACCACCATCGGCCCGGAAACCAATCAGGCCACCGCGGGCGAGAAGACCGACGCCCCGCCGCCGCCGCAGGCCACCGCGCCGGACAGCCCGCCGCCGCCTCCGCCCCCGCCGCCTGCCGCGGCGCCGGAGCCGCCGCCCCTGCCCGACACCAACGCCCTGGTGCGCGAGGCGCCGGAGCCGCCCGCCCCTGAGCCGGAGCCGGAGCCGGAACCCGATGTCGCCGTGGCGCCGCCCGCGCCGCGCCCGGCGGTCGAGGAGCGCGCCGACAAGGCGGTCGCGCCCAAGGAGAAGGTGGTCGAGGAGGCCGAGAAGCTGGCGGCGCGCGAGCCTCTGCCGGAGCCGAAGGCGCCCGAGCCCGGGCCGGAGCCGGAGAAGAAGGCGGAACCGAAGCCCGACCCGAAGCCGGAGCCCGAGAAGAAGACCGCTGCGACGCCGCCGGAACCGGCGCCAAAGCCCGCACCCGAGAAGACCGAGAAGAAGGGCCTCGATCTCGACCGGCTGGCCGCCAAGATCGACCGCATGGCCGATGAACGCCAGCCGCCGCGGCCGCGCGAGCAGGACCGGCGGCAGCTGGCCGACATCCGCATCGGCGAGGGCGGCGTGTCACAGAATCGGCTCAATCAGAAACTATCGGTTTCGGAAGTGGACCTCCTGCGACACCGGCTGCGGGAGAACTGGAGCCCGAACCACGGGGCGCCCGGCGTCGAGAGCATGCAGGTCGTGATAAGCATAGTCCTCAAACCCGACGGCACGCTGGCGGCGCCGCCCCGCGTCATCGACGGGTTCGACGCGGGTCAGTCGCGGGACGTGTTCGGCGCCTTCTCCGACAGCGCCGTCCGGGCCGTCTACAAGTCGCAGCCGCTGCCCCTGCCGCAGGAGAAGTTCCAGGACTGGCAGGAGATCGAGATCAACTTCAACCTCAGGGACATGTACGGCTGA
- the tilS gene encoding tRNA lysidine(34) synthetase TilS translates to MSAAGRAADGGPAAAFRAALAALPPAGPHVAVAFSGGPDSTALLRLTRDWAAESGRRVSALVVDHGLRSESAAEAELAARRARALGVDAAVLARQGARPGSGLQEAAREARYALLLDWCRAYGAGELFIGHHRDDQAATVLMRLRRGSGLDGLAAMRPESRRGGLRLIRPLLGVARADLLALLRDAGDDWIEDPGNDSPEFERNRLDGWLAELDEDGRLRRRLGRLARRAARAADALETAAGDAFAALCADPSARPLVLDPAGWRALPEEMALRVLDRAIREVAGARAPLGRLEDAMARLETQRRVTVGGTVLALDRTALSVAAEARSTRGDQL, encoded by the coding sequence GTGAGCGCCGCCGGGCGGGCTGCTGACGGCGGTCCGGCGGCGGCCTTCCGGGCCGCGCTCGCGGCCCTGCCGCCGGCGGGTCCGCACGTCGCCGTGGCGTTCTCCGGCGGCCCCGACAGCACCGCGCTGCTGCGCCTGACCCGGGACTGGGCCGCGGAAAGCGGACGGCGGGTCAGCGCCCTGGTCGTGGATCACGGATTGCGGTCCGAATCGGCGGCGGAGGCCGAGCTGGCGGCGCGCAGGGCGCGGGCGCTGGGCGTCGACGCGGCGGTGCTCGCCCGGCAGGGCGCCCGCCCCGGCTCCGGGCTGCAGGAAGCCGCGCGGGAGGCGCGTTACGCGCTGCTCCTCGACTGGTGCCGCGCGTACGGCGCTGGCGAATTGTTCATCGGCCACCACCGGGACGACCAGGCCGCGACGGTGCTGATGCGTCTCAGGCGCGGCAGCGGGCTGGACGGGCTGGCGGCGATGCGGCCCGAGAGCCGCCGCGGAGGCCTGCGCCTGATCCGGCCCCTGCTGGGCGTGGCGCGGGCCGATCTGCTGGCGCTGCTGCGCGACGCCGGCGACGACTGGATCGAGGATCCCGGCAATGACAGCCCCGAGTTCGAGCGCAACCGGCTGGACGGCTGGCTGGCGGAACTGGACGAGGACGGCCGTCTCCGCCGCCGGCTGGGCCGGCTGGCGCGGCGCGCGGCGCGGGCCGCCGACGCGCTGGAGACCGCCGCCGGCGACGCCTTCGCGGCGCTCTGCGCCGACCCGTCGGCGCGGCCGCTGGTGCTGGACCCCGCCGGCTGGCGGGCCCTGCCCGAGGAGATGGCGCTGCGCGTGCTCGACCGCGCGATCCGGGAAGTGGCGGGCGCGCGCGCGCCGCTCGGCCGGCTGGAGGACGCCATGGCGCGGCTGGAGACCCAGCGCCGGGTCACGGTGGGCGGCACGGTGCTGGCGCTGGACCGGACGGCGTTGAGCGTGGCGGCGGAGGCGCGGTCCACACGCGGCGATCAACTCTGA
- the ybgC gene encoding tol-pal system-associated acyl-CoA thioesterase: MAEPAAAALGRVEADAHLFPVRVYWEDTDAGGIVYYANYLKFAERARSDMLRLIGVDQAAIWRDGAMFAVRDVKVEYLRPARLDDDLLVTTRLDALKGATIALRQDISRLGAPLVRAHVRAAFIGLDGRPRRIPPAICAAMERLTGNGREEST, from the coding sequence ATGGCTGAGCCGGCAGCGGCAGCGCTGGGCCGGGTCGAGGCCGACGCCCACCTGTTTCCCGTCCGCGTCTACTGGGAGGACACGGACGCCGGCGGCATCGTCTACTACGCCAACTATCTGAAATTCGCCGAGCGCGCGCGCTCCGACATGCTGCGCCTGATCGGCGTCGACCAGGCCGCGATCTGGCGCGACGGCGCGATGTTCGCCGTCCGCGACGTGAAGGTCGAATATCTGCGTCCGGCGCGGCTGGACGATGACCTTTTGGTGACCACGCGCCTCGATGCGCTGAAGGGCGCGACGATCGCGCTGCGGCAGGATATCTCCCGGCTTGGGGCCCCCCTTGTCCGGGCCCATGTACGTGCGGCATTTATCGGTCTCGACGGAAGGCCCCGGCGCATTCCGCCCGCGATTTGCGCCGCGATGGAACGCCTGACAGGAAACGGCAGGGAAGAATCAACATGA
- the tolB gene encoding Tol-Pal system beta propeller repeat protein TolB, protein MIIAGIRRLPAFAALALVALALLAAAPARAQLQVDVTSANVDPLPIAVTDIHGETRTTRELGQEIASVIRGNLTRSGLFRVIDPRAYLEEPAAIQVRPNFGNWRTIQAQALVAGNVSIESDGRLRTEFRLWDVFAGAQLTGLVYFTSPENARRIGHIISDAIYKRLTGEEGYFDTRIVYVAESGPPDRRVKRLAIMDQDSANHRFLTDGSNLVLTPRFSPTQQVVTYMSYFQNQPRVYLFNIDTGQQEILGDFPGMTYAPRFSPDGERVLFSMAEGGNSDVFIMDLRTRVTRRLTRNLAIDTSPSMSPDGQQVTFNSDRSGGQQIYTMNADGSNVQRISFGDGRYATPVWSPRGDLIAFTKLKGGRFFIGVMRPDGTGERILTESFLDEGPTWSPNGRVLIFFRQVPGSNDGRGGSVKLWSVDLTGRNLREVPTPLDASDPAWSPLSALSP, encoded by the coding sequence ATGATCATTGCAGGAATTCGACGCCTTCCGGCCTTCGCGGCGCTGGCGCTTGTCGCCCTGGCGCTGCTGGCTGCGGCGCCGGCCCGCGCGCAGCTTCAGGTCGACGTCACCAGCGCCAATGTCGACCCGCTGCCGATCGCGGTCACCGACATCCACGGCGAGACCCGCACGACGCGCGAACTGGGCCAGGAGATCGCCTCCGTGATCCGGGGCAACCTGACCCGCTCGGGCCTGTTCCGGGTCATCGACCCGCGCGCCTATCTGGAGGAGCCGGCCGCCATCCAGGTCAGGCCCAACTTCGGCAACTGGCGCACCATCCAGGCCCAGGCCCTCGTTGCGGGCAATGTCAGCATCGAGAGCGACGGGCGGCTGCGGACGGAGTTCCGGCTGTGGGACGTCTTCGCAGGAGCCCAGCTCACCGGCCTCGTCTACTTCACCTCGCCGGAGAACGCCCGCCGCATCGGCCACATCATTTCCGACGCCATCTACAAGCGGCTCACCGGCGAGGAGGGCTATTTCGACACCCGCATCGTCTATGTCGCCGAATCGGGCCCGCCCGACCGCCGGGTCAAGCGGCTGGCAATCATGGACCAGGATTCGGCCAATCACCGCTTCCTCACCGACGGCTCCAACCTGGTGCTGACGCCGCGCTTCTCGCCGACGCAGCAGGTCGTGACCTACATGTCGTATTTCCAGAACCAGCCGCGCGTCTACCTGTTCAACATCGACACCGGCCAGCAGGAGATCCTGGGCGACTTCCCGGGCATGACCTATGCGCCGCGCTTCTCCCCGGACGGTGAACGGGTGCTGTTCTCCATGGCCGAAGGCGGCAATTCCGACGTCTTCATCATGGACCTGCGCACGCGGGTGACGCGGCGGCTGACGCGCAATCTGGCGATCGACACTTCGCCCAGCATGTCGCCGGACGGCCAGCAGGTGACCTTCAACTCCGACCGTTCCGGCGGCCAGCAGATCTACACCATGAACGCCGACGGCTCGAACGTGCAGCGCATCAGCTTTGGCGATGGCCGCTACGCGACGCCGGTCTGGTCGCCGCGCGGCGACCTGATCGCCTTCACCAAGCTGAAGGGCGGGCGTTTCTTCATCGGGGTGATGCGGCCCGACGGCACCGGCGAACGGATCCTGACCGAAAGCTTCCTGGACGAGGGGCCGACATGGTCGCCGAACGGCCGCGTCCTGATCTTCTTCCGGCAGGTGCCCGGCAGCAATGACGGCCGCGGCGGCAGCGTCAAGCTCTGGTCGGTCGACCTTACCGGGCGCAACCTCAGGGAGGTGCCGACGCCGCTGGACGCCTCGGACCCCGCCTGGTCGCCGCTGTCGGCGTTGTCGCCCTGA
- the tolQ gene encoding protein TolQ yields MNEDVIARQFAGAAEVDLSMWSLFLRADIVVQIVMLALLVASIWCWAIIFEKWVRYRRVQKQADEFERLFWSGGSLEKLYDEIGANASHPMAVLFAGAMREWRRTAERGLARTDKLRAGLQDRISQVMRISIDREVDRLERYLGVLATVGSTAPFLGLFGTVWGIMDSFQSIAATNNTSLAVVAPGIAEALFATALGLVAAIPATVAYNKFANDIARYATRLEGFAGEFSAIMSRQLDEGESR; encoded by the coding sequence ATGAACGAAGACGTCATCGCCCGGCAATTCGCGGGGGCCGCCGAGGTGGATCTGTCGATGTGGTCGCTGTTCCTGCGCGCCGACATCGTCGTGCAGATCGTGATGCTGGCGCTGCTGGTCGCCTCGATCTGGTGCTGGGCCATCATCTTCGAGAAGTGGGTCCGCTACCGCCGGGTGCAGAAGCAGGCCGACGAGTTCGAGCGCCTGTTCTGGTCGGGGGGCAGCCTGGAAAAGCTCTACGACGAGATCGGCGCCAATGCCTCCCACCCGATGGCGGTGCTGTTCGCCGGGGCGATGCGGGAGTGGCGGCGCACCGCCGAACGCGGCCTGGCCCGGACCGACAAGCTCCGCGCTGGCCTGCAGGACCGCATCAGCCAGGTCATGCGCATCTCCATCGACCGGGAGGTCGACCGCCTGGAGCGCTATCTGGGCGTGCTGGCGACCGTCGGCTCGACCGCTCCGTTCCTCGGCCTGTTCGGCACCGTCTGGGGCATCATGGACAGTTTCCAGTCCATCGCGGCGACCAACAACACCTCTCTGGCGGTGGTCGCGCCGGGCATCGCCGAGGCCCTGTTCGCCACGGCGCTGGGTCTCGTCGCCGCCATCCCCGCGACCGTCGCCTACAACAAGTTCGCCAATGACATCGCCCGCTACGCCACCCGGCTGGAGGGCTTCGCAGGCGAGTTCTCGGCGATCATGTCGCGCCAGCTCGACGAAGGGGAGAGCCGCTGA
- the ftsH gene encoding ATP-dependent zinc metalloprotease FtsH has product MAPFGRNLALWIIIALLALALFNLFQSPSNNTTGQQLTYSQFLTKVEEGGVRDVTIEGNNISGHLQGGQPFQTYAPSDPTLIDTLRDRGVDIDAKPREEGSALFSIFVSWFPMLLLIAVWIFFMRQMQGGGGKAMGFGKSKARLMTERQGRVTFEDVAGVDEAKEELEEIVEFLKDPQKFQRLGGRIPKGCLLVGPPGTGKTLIARAVAGEANVPFFTISGSDFVEMFVGVGASRVRDMFEQGKKNAPCIIFIDEIDAVGRHRGAGLGGGNDEREQTLNQLLVEMDGFEANEGVILIAATNRPDVLDPALLRPGRFDRQVVVPLPDILGREKILKVHMRKVPLAPNVDARIIARGTPGFSGADLQNLVNEAALLAARKNKRLVTMTEFEDAKDKVMMGAERRSMVMDEDEKKLTAYHEAGHAIVGIFMPGSDPIHKATIIPRGRALGMVMRLPEKDQLSMRYDQLIAHLAVAMGGRVAEEIIFGKDKITTGAASDIQQATGLSRRMITEWGYSDKVGMVRYSSNEEEVFLGHSVTQQKNISEHTAEQIDEEIRRLIDEALETARGILTENLDLLHRVAQALLEYETLSGDEIQALKRGENIDRPEDRTDNKPKAGPASAVPETDGHEGEPDDGGMEPEPQPGN; this is encoded by the coding sequence GTGGCACCCTTCGGAAGAAACCTTGCTCTCTGGATCATCATCGCGCTGCTCGCGCTGGCGCTGTTCAACCTGTTCCAGAGCCCCTCGAACAACACCACCGGGCAGCAGCTCACCTATTCGCAGTTCCTGACCAAGGTCGAGGAAGGCGGCGTCCGCGACGTCACCATCGAAGGCAACAACATCTCCGGCCATCTGCAGGGCGGCCAGCCCTTCCAGACCTATGCGCCCTCGGACCCGACGCTGATCGACACGCTGCGCGACCGCGGCGTGGACATCGACGCCAAGCCGCGGGAGGAGGGCAGCGCGCTGTTCTCCATCTTCGTGTCCTGGTTCCCGATGTTGCTGCTGATCGCGGTCTGGATCTTCTTCATGCGCCAGATGCAGGGCGGCGGCGGCAAGGCCATGGGCTTCGGCAAGTCCAAGGCCCGGCTGATGACCGAACGCCAGGGCCGCGTCACCTTCGAGGACGTCGCCGGCGTCGACGAGGCCAAGGAGGAGCTCGAGGAGATCGTCGAGTTCCTCAAGGACCCGCAGAAGTTCCAGCGGCTCGGCGGCCGCATCCCCAAGGGCTGCCTGCTGGTCGGACCGCCCGGCACCGGCAAGACGCTGATCGCGCGCGCCGTGGCCGGCGAGGCCAACGTGCCCTTCTTCACAATCTCGGGCTCCGACTTCGTCGAGATGTTCGTCGGCGTCGGCGCCAGCCGCGTGCGCGACATGTTCGAACAGGGCAAGAAGAACGCGCCCTGCATCATCTTCATCGACGAGATCGACGCCGTCGGCCGGCACCGCGGCGCGGGCCTCGGCGGCGGCAATGACGAGCGCGAGCAGACCCTGAACCAGCTGCTGGTCGAGATGGACGGCTTCGAGGCCAACGAGGGCGTGATCCTGATCGCCGCCACCAACCGCCCCGACGTGCTGGACCCGGCGCTGCTGCGCCCCGGCCGCTTCGACCGCCAGGTGGTGGTGCCGCTGCCCGACATCCTGGGCCGCGAGAAGATCCTGAAGGTGCACATGCGCAAGGTGCCGCTGGCGCCGAACGTGGACGCGCGCATCATCGCCCGCGGCACGCCCGGCTTCTCCGGCGCCGACCTGCAGAACCTGGTCAACGAGGCCGCGCTGCTGGCCGCGCGCAAGAACAAGCGTCTGGTCACCATGACCGAGTTCGAGGACGCCAAGGACAAGGTCATGATGGGCGCGGAGCGGCGCTCCATGGTCATGGACGAGGACGAGAAGAAGCTGACCGCCTATCACGAGGCGGGCCACGCCATCGTCGGCATCTTCATGCCGGGCTCGGACCCCATCCACAAGGCGACCATCATCCCGCGCGGCCGCGCGCTGGGCATGGTCATGCGCCTGCCGGAGAAGGACCAGCTCTCCATGCGCTACGACCAGCTCATCGCCCACCTGGCGGTGGCCATGGGCGGACGCGTGGCGGAGGAGATCATCTTCGGCAAGGACAAGATCACCACCGGCGCCGCCAGCGACATCCAGCAGGCGACCGGCCTGTCGCGGCGGATGATCACCGAATGGGGCTATTCCGACAAGGTCGGCATGGTGCGTTACTCCTCCAACGAGGAGGAGGTCTTCCTCGGCCACTCGGTGACCCAGCAGAAGAACATCTCCGAGCACACCGCCGAGCAGATCGACGAGGAAATCCGCCGCCTGATCGACGAGGCGCTGGAGACCGCGCGGGGCATTCTCACCGAGAACCTGGACCTGCTGCACCGCGTGGCCCAGGCGCTGCTGGAGTACGAGACCCTCTCGGGCGACGAGATCCAGGCGCTGAAGCGCGGCGAGAACATCGACCGTCCCGAGGACAGGACCGACAACAAGCCCAAGGCCGGCCCGGCCTCGGCCGTGCCCGAAACGGATGGCCATGAGGGCGAGCCCGACGACGGCGGCATGGAGCCGGAGCCGCAGCCCGGCAACTGA
- the pal gene encoding peptidoglycan-associated lipoprotein Pal produces the protein MRQRFLIKMGSLAAALFLVAACGEEEPVTTTSDTGGGQAQAAPAPAPQAEPSQPAGPQPGTQEHFVLNVGDRVFFDFDRYDLDAEDIETLRRQAAYLQQFPSKNVVIEGHADERGTREYNLGLGDRRATSVKDYLVSLGVAPGRITTISYGKERPVALGHNEEAWAQNRRAVTVIAN, from the coding sequence ATGCGCCAGCGATTTCTGATCAAGATGGGCAGCCTCGCCGCTGCCCTGTTCCTCGTCGCCGCCTGCGGCGAGGAGGAGCCGGTGACCACCACCAGCGACACCGGCGGCGGACAGGCGCAGGCGGCGCCGGCGCCGGCGCCGCAGGCCGAGCCGAGCCAGCCGGCCGGCCCCCAGCCGGGCACGCAGGAACACTTCGTGCTGAACGTGGGCGACCGCGTGTTCTTCGACTTCGACCGCTACGACCTCGACGCCGAAGACATCGAAACCCTGCGCCGCCAGGCAGCCTATCTGCAGCAGTTCCCGTCGAAGAACGTGGTTATCGAGGGTCATGCCGACGAGCGCGGCACCCGCGAGTACAACCTCGGCCTCGGCGACCGCCGCGCCACCTCGGTGAAGGACTACCTGGTCAGCCTCGGCGTTGCGCCCGGCCGCATCACCACGATCTCCTACGGCAAGGAGCGTCCGGTGGCGCTGGGTCACAACGAGGAAGCCTGGGCCCAGAACCGCCGCGCGGTGACCGTCATCGCCAACTGA